A genomic segment from Panthera tigris isolate Pti1 chromosome A1, P.tigris_Pti1_mat1.1, whole genome shotgun sequence encodes:
- the ATG12 gene encoding ubiquitin-like protein ATG12 isoform X1, with amino-acid sequence MAEEPESALQLPPSSTTDGEGPTEVSPETATPEPPSSAAVSPGTEEPAGDTKKKIDVLLKAVGDTPIMKTKKWAVERTRTIQGLIDFIKKFLKLVASEQLFIYVNQSFAPSPDQEVGTLYECFGSDGKLVLHYCKSQAWG; translated from the exons ATGGCTGAGGAGCCGGAGTCTGCGCTGCAGCTCCCTCCCTCAAGTACTACTGATGGCGAAGGACCTACGGAGGTCTCCCCAGAAACAGCCACTCCGGAGCCTCCTTCTTCCGCTGCAGTCTCCCCGGGAACAGAGGAACCTGCCGGCgacaccaagaaaaaaa ttGATGTCCTCTTGAAGGCTGTGGGAGACACCCctataatgaaaacaaagaagtggGCTGTAGAGCGAACCCGAACCATTCAAGGACTCATTGACTTCATCAAAAAATTCCTTAAGCTTGTGGCCTCTGAACAGTTG TTTATTTATGTGAATCAGTCCTTTGCTCCCTCCCCAGACCAGGAGGTTGGAACCCTCTATGAG tgttttggCAGTGATGGTAAACTGGTCCTACATTACTGCAAATCTCAGGCCTGGGGATGA
- the ATG12 gene encoding ubiquitin-like protein ATG12 isoform X2 — MAEEPESALQLPPSSTTDGEGPTEVSPETATPEPPSSAAVSPGTEEPAGDTKKKIYLCESVLCSLPRPGGWNPL, encoded by the exons ATGGCTGAGGAGCCGGAGTCTGCGCTGCAGCTCCCTCCCTCAAGTACTACTGATGGCGAAGGACCTACGGAGGTCTCCCCAGAAACAGCCACTCCGGAGCCTCCTTCTTCCGCTGCAGTCTCCCCGGGAACAGAGGAACCTGCCGGCgacaccaagaaaaaaa TTTATTTATGTGAATCAGTCCTTTGCTCCCTCCCCAGACCAGGAGGTTGGAACCCTCTATGA